A stretch of Glandiceps talaboti chromosome 18, keGlaTala1.1, whole genome shotgun sequence DNA encodes these proteins:
- the LOC144449790 gene encoding uncharacterized protein LOC144449790, producing the protein MPNKKTKAPAASVRSPPSTPRLAVPQSIEDRLEEICSQVKHIPTLLSSIADLKESQSTINSSLDFFNGLVEELRGRVSTLELENQEVRQTNVLLSNRVTELEKYIESLNQYSRRENIEIHGIVESTEGRENTEDISIRILRKIDPDIMESDIEVTHRLGQKHNGVGSTLPRPIIVRFISRKKRDYIYWNKKKLANINTTNVGYDHRSKIYINENLTPEARQLFKLTHAKRKSAHYKYLWTRNGQVHDKKSEQSIVQVIRSEQDLANIV; encoded by the coding sequence ATGCCGAACAAGAAAACTAAAGCCCCAGCTGCATCAGTACGCTCACCCCCATCAACACCTCGACTTGCTGTACCACAATCCATTGAAGATCGCCTTGAAGAAATCTGTTCTCAAGTAAAGCACATACCAACACTACTGTCAAGCATCGCTGATCTCAAAGAAAGTCAGAGTACCATAAATTCATCACTAGATTTTTTCAACGGGCTTGTGGAAGAATTGCGGGGACGAGTATCGACACTTGAACTTGAAAATCAAGAAGTCAGGCAAACAAATGTGCTTCTTTCAAATCGTGTCACAGAGCTGGAGAAATATATAGAAAGTTTGAATCAATACAGCAGAAGAGAGAACATAGAAATACACGGAATAGTGGAAAGTACAGAGGGAAGAGAAAACACAGAGGACATTTCAATAAGAATCCTACGGAAAATCGACCCAGACATCATGGAAAGTGACATCGAGGTTACACATAGACTAGGTCAGAAACACAATGGGGTCGGATCTACTCTACCAAGACCAATCATCGTCAGATTTATCAGCAGGAAGAAACGCGACTACATCTATTGGAACAAGAAAAAGCTCGCGAACATTAACACTACAAACGTCGGATATGACCACCGCAGCAAGATTTACATTAACGAAAATCTCACGCCAGAAGCACGTCAACTCTTCAAATTAACCCATGCCAAGCGGAAATCTGCACACTACAAGTATCTGTGGACCCGGAATGGCCAAGTCCATGACAAGAAAAGTGAACAATCAATCGTCCAAGTAATAAGAAGTGAGCAAGATCTTGCCAACATTGTGTAA